Proteins encoded by one window of Chondromyces crocatus:
- a CDS encoding type VI secretion system Vgr family protein — protein MSDDQHVDIQFESEVLEPGVARVAELHGREVISQLFSFDVLLVSADPEGIDSDVLAGAPATLVFSRGEEELRRVHGIISSVRDQLDTESKHVTYRVTVVPRAYQLTLHETLDVFMDLSVPEIITHILEYIGLTKGTDFEFRLREEYPRRDFVVQYKETDLAFVSRLLEHLGMSFFFEHANGRDVFVVTDHNGGFQPFQGGGIANFRARGEQNDIYRLETETRLIPSQYVVRDYNYRTPQVDLTAQAETDVGHGGRVIEYGSHFKTPEEGARIAQIRAEERAAQRRVFHGAADLPELAAGATCKVEGHPWGDVMLLLTEVEHTAKPTALAGSDEDIEPYVATFRAVRNATPYRPPRITPKPRVHGILTGAIDASDRGEKYAQIDNEGRYRVRFIFDTWDVAGGQASRPVRMAQPHSGPGYGMHFPLRPGVEVALTCIDGDPDRPIIMGTLPNPTTPSPVVSDNAPRNIIRTGAGNEINIDDTEGSERIKLSTPHSSATLQLGSPNSPEDGVGVSAFTNFTAATGASANTLTSMGNMFGIYVNTMANHVTNIAGKLTVPMVVEAVVTAIDTGLGIMSGALEATQEAAALTQTAAEYNRTKKKSELDSAVEDEATAEKQLTLAIEAAAYDDSSEKGEASAELLEAMEAHKEALLALQEDELALAQLEADQTAAADEGKHAVAASYDAPIEEYTREGETAAEKGKIQLKKEALKDAQTALDAAIKKAKETCKDTTVTLADYPTKGESKTVTVEDAIKEYETAQSNRTTARADYETAKEDEAKITKALEDSGAMVNVGHAKDSIENTRSLVAATAGNGLALWSIYALATGTGLDAYAALGSNLLITEATRQFRSGNLPKVEWADSGWLVSIKTKTTPAPDTHGQIARLDWWDIPMLKQAGGSSLIKFAASDQWKEGRQIVGSEGHTIVFGKESLFLSGQDHATLSSRDKVVVTSNDQTVINARKDTEVAGGDRLLLTSATLVDVLSRGTVKIASVDKTPAKDKDRTTIDLGHDALKLASCDPNEAPKATIELSTSVAAKGTIELKTAAQQYLKFDETLKTTTLDAFDTLELKAAQTASLLAGGGAKWGLRVDAQKGEIELGSSQWKLTIKNNDVDLGRYGANGVTLKSDFARLRKGQSLVKLTDDKALLQSFGTVQIDGQTVKANGKILLG, from the coding sequence ATGAGCGACGACCAACACGTTGACATTCAGTTCGAATCCGAGGTCCTCGAGCCCGGCGTCGCGCGCGTTGCCGAGCTGCATGGGCGAGAGGTGATTTCGCAGCTCTTCAGCTTCGACGTCCTGCTCGTCTCGGCCGACCCGGAGGGCATCGACAGCGACGTCCTGGCGGGGGCCCCGGCCACCCTCGTGTTCTCCCGCGGAGAGGAGGAGCTACGCCGCGTCCACGGGATCATCTCCTCGGTGCGCGACCAGCTCGACACCGAGTCGAAGCACGTCACCTACCGCGTCACCGTGGTCCCCCGCGCTTACCAGCTCACCCTCCACGAGACGCTCGACGTGTTCATGGACCTGAGCGTCCCCGAGATCATCACCCACATCCTCGAATACATCGGCCTCACCAAGGGCACCGACTTCGAGTTCCGCCTGCGCGAGGAGTACCCGCGCCGCGACTTCGTGGTGCAGTACAAGGAGACCGACCTCGCCTTCGTCTCCCGCCTGCTCGAGCACCTCGGGATGAGCTTCTTCTTCGAGCACGCCAACGGACGTGACGTGTTCGTCGTGACGGATCACAACGGCGGGTTCCAGCCCTTCCAGGGCGGCGGCATCGCGAACTTCAGGGCCCGCGGCGAGCAGAACGACATCTACCGGCTGGAGACCGAGACCCGCCTCATTCCCTCCCAGTACGTGGTCCGCGACTACAACTACCGCACCCCTCAGGTCGATCTCACCGCCCAGGCCGAGACCGACGTCGGCCATGGGGGGCGCGTGATCGAGTACGGATCCCACTTCAAGACCCCCGAAGAGGGCGCGCGCATCGCGCAGATCCGTGCCGAGGAGCGCGCCGCCCAGCGCCGCGTCTTCCACGGCGCCGCCGATCTCCCCGAGCTCGCCGCGGGGGCCACGTGCAAGGTCGAGGGGCACCCCTGGGGTGACGTGATGCTCCTCCTCACCGAGGTGGAGCACACTGCAAAACCCACCGCGCTCGCGGGCAGCGACGAAGACATCGAGCCCTACGTCGCCACCTTCCGCGCCGTCCGTAACGCCACTCCGTACCGGCCGCCCCGCATCACCCCCAAGCCGCGCGTGCACGGCATCCTCACCGGCGCCATCGACGCCTCCGACCGAGGCGAGAAGTACGCTCAGATCGACAATGAAGGGCGCTACCGCGTCCGGTTCATCTTCGACACCTGGGATGTCGCCGGCGGGCAGGCCTCACGCCCCGTGCGCATGGCCCAGCCCCACTCCGGCCCCGGCTACGGCATGCACTTCCCTCTGCGCCCTGGCGTCGAGGTCGCGCTCACCTGCATCGACGGCGACCCGGACCGGCCCATCATCATGGGCACCCTGCCGAACCCCACCACCCCGAGCCCCGTCGTCTCGGACAACGCCCCCCGGAACATCATCCGCACCGGCGCTGGCAACGAGATCAACATCGACGACACCGAGGGCTCCGAGCGCATCAAGCTCTCCACGCCGCACAGCAGCGCCACCCTCCAGCTCGGCTCGCCCAACTCCCCCGAGGACGGCGTCGGCGTCTCCGCCTTCACGAACTTCACGGCGGCCACCGGGGCCTCGGCGAACACGCTCACCTCGATGGGCAACATGTTCGGCATCTACGTCAACACGATGGCGAACCACGTCACCAACATCGCGGGCAAGCTCACGGTCCCGATGGTGGTGGAGGCCGTGGTCACCGCGATCGACACCGGCCTCGGGATCATGTCGGGCGCGCTGGAGGCGACGCAGGAGGCCGCGGCGCTCACCCAGACCGCTGCGGAGTACAACCGGACGAAGAAGAAGTCCGAGCTGGACTCTGCGGTCGAGGACGAGGCTACCGCGGAGAAGCAGCTCACCCTGGCCATCGAGGCTGCGGCGTACGACGACAGCTCCGAGAAAGGGGAAGCCTCCGCCGAGCTGCTGGAGGCCATGGAGGCCCACAAGGAGGCGCTCCTGGCCCTCCAGGAAGACGAGCTGGCCCTCGCGCAGCTCGAGGCTGATCAGACCGCTGCTGCCGACGAAGGCAAGCACGCCGTGGCCGCGAGCTACGACGCCCCCATCGAGGAGTACACGCGCGAGGGCGAGACGGCCGCCGAGAAGGGGAAGATCCAGCTCAAGAAAGAGGCGCTGAAGGACGCGCAGACCGCGCTCGATGCCGCCATCAAGAAGGCCAAGGAGACGTGCAAGGACACCACGGTGACGCTCGCGGACTACCCCACCAAGGGAGAGTCCAAGACGGTCACCGTGGAAGATGCCATCAAGGAGTACGAGACCGCGCAGTCGAACCGCACCACGGCCCGCGCCGATTACGAGACGGCGAAGGAGGACGAGGCGAAGATCACGAAGGCGCTCGAAGACAGCGGCGCCATGGTCAACGTGGGGCACGCGAAGGACAGCATCGAGAACACCCGCTCGCTGGTCGCCGCCACGGCGGGCAATGGCCTCGCCCTCTGGAGCATCTACGCCCTGGCCACGGGCACCGGGCTCGACGCCTATGCCGCCCTCGGCTCCAACCTGCTCATCACCGAGGCCACGCGGCAGTTCCGCAGCGGCAACCTGCCCAAGGTCGAGTGGGCCGACTCCGGCTGGCTCGTGAGCATCAAGACGAAGACGACACCGGCCCCGGACACCCACGGCCAGATCGCGCGCCTCGACTGGTGGGACATTCCCATGCTGAAGCAGGCCGGTGGATCGAGCCTGATCAAGTTCGCGGCGTCCGATCAATGGAAAGAAGGCCGCCAGATCGTCGGCTCGGAGGGACACACCATCGTCTTCGGCAAGGAGAGCCTGTTCCTCTCCGGCCAGGACCACGCGACCCTGTCCTCCAGGGACAAGGTCGTCGTCACCTCGAACGATCAGACCGTCATCAACGCCCGCAAGGACACGGAGGTCGCCGGCGGTGATCGCCTGCTGCTCACCTCGGCCACCCTGGTCGACGTGCTCTCGCGCGGCACGGTGAAGATCGCGTCCGTCGACAAGACGCCGGCGAAGGACAAGGACCGCACCACCATCGACCTGGGCCACGACGCCTTGAAGCTCGCCTCCTGTGATCCCAACGAGGCACCGAAGGCGACCATCGAACTCTCCACCTCGGTGGCTGCGAAAGGCACCATCGAGCTGAAGACGGCCGCGCAGCAGTACTTGAAATTCGACGAGACGCTGAAGACGACCACCCTCGACGCATTCGACACCCTGGAGCTCAAGGCTGCGCAGACCGCGAGCCTCCTCGCGGGAGGGGGAGCCAAGTGGGGCCTCCGGGTGGACGCTCAAAAGGGCGAGATCGAGCTTGGTAGCTCCCAGTGGAAGCTCACCATCAAGAACAACGACGTGGATCTCGGACGGTACGGCGCGAACGGCGTCACCCTCAAGAGCGACTTCGCCCGCCTTCGCAAAGGTCAGTCCCTCGTGAAGCTCACCGACGACAAGGCGCTGCTCCAGTCGTTCGGAACGGTGCAGATCGACGGACAGACCGTCAAAGCGAACGGCAAGATCCTGCTGGGATAA